The following nucleotide sequence is from Penaeus vannamei isolate JL-2024 chromosome 10, ASM4276789v1, whole genome shotgun sequence.
GTGAAATCCTGAACATAACCTCTTATCCAATGAGTAATAAAGCAGATAAAAGCATTCTAAATCTACCTTCACTAGCAGTTTCATCCCCTTGGTTGATTTCATACAGTGTGCTGACTGTGTTGATACGGCTTGTAGATTGTGCCCATGTGTAGATCTGTTGTCCCCATTCTGTAGGACTTCTCCAGAATAGGTAACCCCTGCAAATGTCAAGAGAGATTTAACAGCGCTTCTTACTTACATGAAGGGAAATCTGAAAAGTGAATTAATATAGCTACAGGAGGGGTGTCTAATATCTGACAATGTTACTACATACCAACTCTTCCTTGATAATCAGTATACAATCACTTTCATCCAATTTCCTGAAAAAAACAAATGCAGTTCAAGCAAACAAGGAAAATTTAAGACCAAATCTGTGTAGCTGAATGAATGAGTTTCAAAattcacaaatatacacactaaGCCCTCAATATGTGGTAAAAACATTAATTCAAATTCGGCATTCTTTTAATaatttttctttgttaatttgtgattttcatgataactgatACACATATACTAATGATCATAGATTTACGTAAGGATAAGACATGCAACGTAATGTTTTTGGAGAATGCAGAAGCAACACTTACATACCAGCAACAAACAACAGCATTTACCAGCGCATTTCTACTTTTATGATAATTCACTATAATTTTATTTGaacattttcctatctatctcttttacctGAAAAGTGCTATAATCCAGTACACAATATCAGAAACTCACAACTCTTAAAATAATCTGCAGTTTACAACCAAAAGTAGAAATCACCATATAGCAAATCAGACATTTGTAGTTTTCTTTCTAACAATACCAGTAacttaccttccttctttctatttcaaaTTGAACATAGCAACACATGTACTGTATGTAGCAAACTTATAGTTCTAAGCCACttcaatatatatagaaaaataggttCCCTATACATGATTATGTGCTCATGCTGCATATCTCTTAAAAGAAGAGTGACTTTCATACAATTTCTATTGTGTAACTACATCAGTATAACTCAACACATTAAATCACAAAATATTTAAGCTGTTAGTTTTTACCTTTCACTTCATATTTCACATACCTGCCTTACCAGTCCTTAATGATCTTAAATAAGCCTTTATTACCATAATATTACCCAACTCTAATACCAGATGTTTCTTTATATGACACATCTATGACAGCACACAACCTACCTCCTTTTCGATTTATCTGTCCACTCAAGATTTCCTCGCTTTGCAAGCTCTTCTAAGACAACTGCAATGGCATCAGCTGGTAGAGCACGGCTGATGGCAGAGTTCCTACAAGTGAAGAATGAGTCAATGAGATGCATGTAAAGGACTAATCAAAATCTTATAGGAATCCTACTTTAATCAGTTACAAAAAGCAAAGGTGTTGTAAAGATAATGCAACATGCCATGGCATAAAAATAAAGAGTGTCCAATTATGTTCACCAAATCGAAGCACGGAACAAGTGCTCTTGCTTTATAATTCACTTTGTATATTCTTATGGATATGAAAACTGTTAAATGAATTTCataaaaagatatgaaagaaaaatatacataaaacaatttaaaaaatcatcTGCTCCCCGTAGCTTCCGCATCTAAGGAGATTTGTAAGATGAACCACATTTTCTAGCAAAGGTAAGTCTAGAGCTCAACATTATACTACATAACTAAAACCAATTAAATATGATACTTTTAACATAGGAAATCACTCTTCAATGGTAAGCATTGCTACTGAGTAAGATTAGAACCAGTAATTTTGGTATGTTAACAAAGTATTTGAAACCTCCAAGACCACATAAAAATCTGACAAGAAAATTAATATTGCATACAAACAGAAAGAACCAAGAATGCAACCCAACACTACAACTTTCTCACCTGAAGACAGGCAAGCTAGAGGCCTCCGTCACATCAATTTGACTGACGTTGTTGCTCTTCCCCCAACTTAGGACAAGTGCACACCAGGCATCCAGCTGGATCTTCCTCACATCTGAATTGGGTTGaagtctgaagaagaagaaaaagtcttTTACATATATCTTACTCACAATATACTTGACTTGAAAGTTGCTTCAATAAATGTCTTTGAATACTACTTAATATCTGCTGTTTTGGCAGGGAGATGTCTATAATATTGCAATCTTCTGTGGCTTAACTATGCGAGTCTATATCAACTTGGCAGTGCAATTTTGTTTTATAAGTTGTTTCCaatggtaaaataataagaaaCTGACTTTGCAGATGAATATTAAATCCTATGACTGTTTaagtgtaaagtatatatatatatatatatatatatatatatatatatatatatatatatatatatatatatatatatatatatatatatatatatatatatatatatatatatatatatatatatatatatatatatgtgtgtgtgtgtgtgtgtgtgtgtgtgtgtgtgtgtgtgtgtgtgtgtgtgtgtgtgtatatatatatatatatatgtatatatatgcatatatatatatatatatatatatatatatatatatatacatatatatatatattatatatatatatatatatatatatatatatatatatgtatatatatatatatatatatatatatatatatatatatatatatatatatatgtatatatatatatgtatgtatatatatgcatatagatagatagatagatatacatacatatatatatatatatatatatatatatatatatatatatatatatatatatatatatatatatatatatatatatatgtctatatatatatatatgtctatatgactTTGCAGATGAATATTAAATCCTATGACTGTTTaagtgtaaagtatatatatatatatatatatatatatatatgtctatatatatatatatgtctatatgactTTGCAGATGAATATTAAATCCTATGACTGTTTaagtgtaaagtatatatatttatatatatatatatatatatatatatatatatatatatatatatataatgtgtgtgtgtatgtatatatatatgtatatatatgcatatatatatatatagatatatatatatatatatatatatatatatatatatatatatatatatatatatatatatatatatatatatatatatatatatatatatatatatatatatatatgtatatatatatatatatatatatatatatatgtatatatatatatatatatatatgtatatatatatatctgtatgtatatatatatatatatatatatatatatatatatatatatatatatatatatatatatatatgtctatatatatgtctatatatatatatatatatatatatatatatatatatatatatatatatataggtctatatatatatatgtctatatatatatatatgtctatatatatatatatgtatatatatatgtctatatatatatatatatatatgtctatatatatatatatatatatatatatatatatatatatatatatatatatatgtttcttctcGGAATCCTGCTATTTAATCCATAAATGTGATTAATTCACTAAAAAAAGTAATTGGACTCATACTGCAACTTTCCTGTACTGTCCTTGATTACAGCATAGCAACACATGACAGTATTATCCATATAAGCCTGGTATCCTAACACTACCTATTATAAAATTTACCCTATATCTTAAATTTAACAACTGTGATGAAATATATaccatattaatgaatatataacgCTATTTGCTTTATTGTGGAAATACAGTTGCTGAAGAAAACTGGTAATATTTCATGCTAAaggtctttttttcctctcatgtCTGGCAACATGTGCATTACTTTTCTCTGCAATTGAGTATAGCAAACAATACATACACCCTTCCTAGTGTATGTATTAACATACActaaattatatatgttattaacaCTATAAAGTTCCTATGTATAAATTGACTAACATTAATTATGTTTGTGATACCCATGTAATGACGtgcaatccgttttctatgaccagTCAAATGTATGTAACCCCTCTTGGCTTAGCAACAATAAAGAACAGACACAGAAGAGACTCTCACTACAAACCCTACAATAAACGGGTTTATCCAAGACTTTGTGATCCCTACTTTGGCGAACGAGGATGGAACATAACGAAGAGCATATCTTATGATTTCAGGTGAGATATGAAGTGATGTTATACTGTTTGGGAGATATACGAGAACATCTCCAACATCTAGTGATACATCCAATAAGGAAACAATGTAGATTCAAATATGTAAGTTTTCTTGCCAGACTGCTAAGTTTGCAATCTACACTCAGGAGATAATTTTCTATTCTAATTTGCTCCTCGAGCAATAACAAGTGCTCCTCAGATTTTCATATTACAGCAGTGAGTAGTGCTCACACCCTCAAAGATATCTCACACTTTCTAAATAAAACTGCTAAAATAAAATTGCACTCTTGTATCAGAGATAGTGTATAAAAAAAGAGTGCAACTACAATTCCCTGTGCGCTCGGAAGAAATTCCAGGCACAACATATACTTAGCAGTCTAGATTTCTTGTAACTGACATTTGCTATTTCGACTAGGTGGTTGAACACATCATAGGCTTTCCATCTCAGATCACATGAAGCTTACAAGTAGCTTCAGACCTAGTTAGAGTACAACCACttgaaagacgagaaagagatcCCCTTTTGAATAAAAACAACACGTGTCTTTCAAACTCtgatcttcctctctcgctttattGAACGACAATCTGTTAGTTCTCACACAAGATATGAAATATTTACCGGAAATAACCAATTCATAGAATAAAAATCTACATTCCACACCAACCATGATACTCTTCAGGTGCTCCTAAGTAAATAATGAGGCCCTCTCTTTTAAGACCTGCTCCACAAACCCATCATGAACCAGTTAATGACATGCTCTTGCAAATGACCTAcgtaaaaaagggaggaaaattatATTGCCAAGGCCACTCGAAGTCTGTCATTGTGGCATCGAGGAGGTCCAGCTGTGGGAATGGACGCTGATAATTACCACTCGCGCTGTGGATTTCTTGCTCACTTTTGGGACAGAAttgaattattttgttatttatctattctaaacATGCAGTTAGAATTATCTAACGTCTTCAGATGTAGGTACTCATATGAAAATAAAGTGATGATGCAATGTCGGTGtttgaaataaaatatacatatctactgtATGATAAGTAAATACATAGCAACTTACATTGTGCGTTATAGTTCTGTATATTAGATTTGTTAATATTTTCAAAATACCCCTTGAATacctattttttcttcatatttgtaAAGAAAATTTATCCAATCCAAAGAAAAGTCTAAATCAAATAAATTACGCtgcaaagatagacaaacaggcccCAAGAACGGAAAAACACTTTAATTTCTAAAATCTCATTTCTAATCTTCGGAAACATCATCCTGTGTTTTGGTCTTGTGATCACAATGGTCGAGGTGAGAAAATCATCTGAATTTATTGTTTGGGAAATAGTTGGGAAGAAGAGATGTATATGTGAAGGAGGGTGTACAGGAAGCTTTAGAAATCAGCGAATAAACTGATGTAATTTCTATGTAAAATGACGAAGGCGCATGTGATAGCTAGTTAAGTTTTAGAAGAGGGGCGTTTCTATGGTAATAGAACTCCATTTCCCTCCCATGAGTATTGAATACTTTTTAGCTTTTAGATTTGGAGGTTATCTATCCCTCCCGATTAACACGATATGACAAACTCTTCACCATATCACATCCAGGTCAGTAATTAGTGTCACTCTCTCCTGCTGACTAAATAATTTTCCCAACTGACAAAAAATCATATCACATCCTATTCAAGTAGTTTGGgtgtcagtctctctcctccTGACTAAATCATCACCCCAGAGTGATGAAAACTCAATTATATATCACaagttgtattttatttatattatatttattttacctTTAATAAATCCTTGGATGAATTCATCCAAAATAAAGTAATAGCCATGGGAAAAACAGCAACATAAAACAGCTTTACTCAAAACCTGTACGTTAGTTTAGTCCAGCAATGCTGTGGTATCCATGCTCTAGCAAAGGCCAGCAAACCTGCCTGTTCAGGCAAGATGGAGCTAGCTTGACATCCCCTAGCAGTTTATGATGCAACAAGGAACCATTCCaagctttttcttgtctttaaaaTGTGGCAGACTTGTAGACACATATTTGGGAATATTGTGGTATTGACTTATAGGATTCGGGCACCTTGCTGCCCAAACATGGCCCAAATTCTGGGCATGACACTTACTTGTATGGTGACTTACCCTgttgtgtggcttgtaggcccaGTCCACAGAAACATACTTCTCAGTTGTGTGAAATTTACATTACTTTTATTGAGATATTAAGTGTTTTTATCTCCCAGAAATGCTTCATTTTCCAAGGATCTTTTAAGTTTACTTAACTGGTGATACAAAGGTACAAATAGCTGTAATGGATATGAATATCAtttgttataataatcaatataagtGTAGTATTTAAGATATCGTCTTCATATTTTAGATTGATCTTAAACTAAATTTTGTCTGAATTGTATATAACTGTATGGTTAATAATTTTTTGCAATTTTCAGGATATGAGAAAATTCCTTTTTGAGCTGTTGCACAGGTATgtaatttatgattattttttttcctgttaactACAGCATCTGGTAACATGTATATCAATTCTTTATTTTAGATAGGATTAGTGAATTTACTTTTATAATTTGAATGAGCCGGTAGTTAAAAATGTAATACATTATGTCATTAAGATAAAACAAATTTAAAACTGATTACTGCCATTCCAGGACAGACAATCTTCTTGGTATTGTGATAACTGATCGAGATGGTGTGCAGTTGCTAAAAGGTATGTTAATTCATTAAGAATGTGAATTATGGAGAAATAACCTGTTGATAACATACTTATTTCAGAATCTTATATTTTTATAGGTGGATGTATAATttatgaaatagataaaagattaaTTGATAAATGATCAGTCTGTATCattgtatctctctgtatatgaatatttatacttatttctatatctataccttCAGTATATAGCTATATCTGTTGAACTATATCTATGAATACTGTATCCACATATcactatttatagatatgtagatacagtagcaatatatttattattttttatttatttatgtgtctttTGTAAGTGTAAGATGATTCGATagtttatgcaatttttttttttctcttgtgtttgtCGTCAATAGGAAATCTCAACATCCTTTTCTTTCACTGTACAGTTTTTAAAGACGATGCCCCAGATTTGGGTATGCGACCAGCCTATCTCTCCACCTTTGGTATGGCAACAGATCAAGCAGGGAAACTTGGCATGGGCAAAAATAACAAGATGGTGTGTATTTACGGTAATTACCAGGTGAGTAAAAGATTTTTTGTTGTCTAAAATCTGGATTGCTTTTATATTGCATATTGTTTGAGCTCTGTATTGTAAGTAACAAGTATCAATCTTCacactttatttatttaaagcATTATCTTCagaatttaaatgataattagtaagtacttttgttattgttttgtagaTGATATTGTTTTATAGAAGGATATTGGTACctattttcctttaatttttaccTCCTGCTTCTCTTTATGATATTGCTAAATTTGTATGTCAGTGATGATTCTTAAGAGCTGCATAAAGACACTGTTTGAATTTGATTGTGTATAATGGTTTAAGATCCTGTATTTTCTCCATTAACATGGTGAAATTTATAGTGATGTGGGTTTTGTAAAATTTGGGAtaatttttcaattattttagGCCTAGCAGTCATATTATcactttatatattcatactgtaTCTCCAGACCACTTAAGCATTATCATTGGATaccatgaatatgtgtgtttactTTTATGTATGGAATTTAATATTTACTTTCTATTTCAGGTAGTGCACTTCAATAAACTGCCACTTGTGGTAACTGTTATAGGGACAAGTACGGCTAACACAGGGCTGCTCATGGACCTTGAGAACGAATTTTCACACATAGTATCACAGCTCACACATGTCGTTGATGGTATTTAGCTAGTAGTAGAGTTGAAAgctttatatatagagaaaggttTTTATTAGTGTTTCATAATTGTTTTtctgtaattttatttttcttcagtaATTTATGAAGTATAAAGCATTTGAGGCCTGTAATCTATTGTCACATATATCAGATAATGTtagatatgatataaaaaaaaaatagaatacgtTTATGCAGATATATGTTATTGTATCATGcagttttcttgttttatggATATTGTTTCACAGAATTAAAGTGATGTCTCCTCATTTAAACATATATCTCCCGGCTCTGTTTGTTGTATTGCTAAGtttgctaaaaaaaaatgtataaagtcTTGATTTGGATTTGATTAGCTGCATTAATTTAAGAAACTGTATTTACACCATTGGCATGACAGAATTGTTGATAAAACCTAttgtggttttattattttttgtaccaTATACTATTTTGCATTAAATATATtacaaacattttatttttttgttgatataACCTAAATAGCATTAACGTTTCGATCCCAAGTAcaagtctctgtctttctgtcgctctccctctttctctaactgtatatatacaaacatacatctatatatatatatatatatatatatatatatatatatatatatatatatatatatatatatatatatatatttatgaactgtattcatgttgacaaatgtggaaaggtattgtgaagatattcgttctcattcatacctttccatatatatttatatatatacatatacatacatatatatatatatatatatatatatatatatatatatatatatatatatatatatatatatatatatagaattttatatatatatatatatatatatatatttatatacaatgtatatcatgtatatatatatatatgtgtatatatatatgtatatatatatatatatatatatatatatatatatatatatatatatatatatatatatatgtgtgtgtgtgtatgtgtatatatatatgtatatatatatatatatatatatatatatatatatatatatatatatacatacatgtatatatatatatgtatatatatgtaaatatatatgtatatatatatatatatatatatatatatatatatatatatatatatatatatgtatgtatatatatatatgtgtatatatatatatatgtgtatatatatatatatatatatatatatatatatatatatatatatatatatatatatatatatatatatacatttacatatatatatatatatacatttacataaatatatatacatatatttacatatatatatatagatacatttacataaatatat
It contains:
- the Lamtor3 gene encoding ragulator complex protein LAMTOR3, yielding MVEDMRKFLFELLHRTDNLLGIVITDRDGVQLLKVFKDDAPDLGMRPAYLSTFGMATDQAGKLGMGKNNKMVCIYGNYQVVHFNKLPLVVTVIGTSTANTGLLMDLENEFSHIVSQLTHVVDGI
- the Vps25 gene encoding vacuolar protein-sorting-associated protein 25; this translates as MTDFEWPWQYNFPPFFTLQPNSDVRKIQLDAWCALVLSWGKSNNVSQIDVTEASSLPVFRNSAISRALPADAIAVVLEELAKRGNLEWTDKSKRRGYLFWRSPTEWGQQIYTWAQSTSRINTVSTLYEINQGDETASEEFHGLDIDVLMKALKALEASGKVEIMDFGDNQGVKFL